The Flammeovirgaceae bacterium genome contains a region encoding:
- a CDS encoding four helix bundle protein produces MHNFKELKVWQLSRQLVKEIYELTVDFPSSEKYGLISQLRRCTVSIPTNIAEGAGRNTDKDFAQFLNMSLGSAYELETLLILSFDVNLITQEQLDFLTNRISEIQKMTFGLIKTLRQESYV; encoded by the coding sequence TGCATAATTTCAAAGAGTTAAAAGTTTGGCAACTATCGAGACAACTCGTTAAAGAGATTTATGAATTGACGGTCGACTTTCCTTCTTCGGAAAAGTATGGATTGATATCACAACTTCGCAGATGCACAGTCTCAATTCCAACTAACATTGCTGAAGGTGCTGGGCGAAATACAGATAAGGACTTTGCACAGTTCTTAAACATGAGTTTGGGATCGGCCTATGAGCTTGAAACGCTTTTGATTCTTTCTTTTGATGTAAACCTGATTACTCAGGAACAATTGGATTTTTTAACGAATAGGATTTCCGAAATACAAAAAATGACTTTTGGCTTGATCAAGACGTTGCGCCAGGAGTCTTATGTCTAA